ACAAACACCCGTTGAACATCTTCACCTGGTTCAAAAAGGCGGAGTCAAGCTCTACCTGAGAGACAAGGAAGGCCTTGAAAACCTGGTGGATTACCGGGGGGAAGGGGCCAGCGTCGGCCAATTGGCCCTGGTCAAAGGCAGCAAGGCCAACCTCAATGTCGAAACCGTCGAGGACACGTTTTTCTTTCTTGTCCCGGGGCATCTCTTTCTGGAATTGCTCAACACTAGGCCACGGTTTGCCCAGTACTACCTGAAAAACTTTTCTGAGAGCTATCTTTCCCAGGCCTTCAGCGAAATCCGCCAGCGCAAGGTGGCCCTGCAGGCCGACAGCGGACTCTTTCTGTTCACCACCCCCATCGGGGATATCGTCCGCCGGGCCCCGGTGACCATCGAGGCTTCCCAAACCATCCAGCAGGCAGCCGTGATCATGGCCCGGGAAGGTGTCGGGTCGTTGCTGGTCGAGCGCCAGGGCCAAGCCTGCGTGGGCATCGTCACCGACAAGGATTTTCGCTACAAGGTCGTATCCCAGGATCTGGACCATCAGGCCCCGGTCTCGACCATCATGGCCTCGCCGGTCCTGACCATCGATTCCCAGGCCGTCTGCTTCGACGCCCTCCTCAAGATGATGCGTCACCAGATTCACCATCTGGTCGTGGAGCGGCAGGGCGCGGCCATGGGCATGATCACCTCCCATGACATCATGGTCCTCCAAGGCCGATCGCCCTTCTCCCTGTTCAAGGAAATCATGGCCGAAGCCACCTACGAGGGCCTCTACGGCCTTTCTCGAAAGATTCCCATGGTCGTCCGAACCCTTATCGAAGAAGGGGCCAAGGCCGGGAACATCACCCGAATGATCGCCGTACTGAATGATCAGATTCTGGAACGCCTCCTGACGCTCCTCCCCAAGGACCTGGGTCCGCCTCCCCTGCCCTTCTGCTGGCTTCTCATGGGCAGCGAGGGCCGGCGCGAACAGACCTTTCGCACCGACCAGGACAATGCCCTCCTATACCAGGATCCTCCGGATCCTGCCACGGCGGTTAAGGCCGAGGACTATTTCCGGCGCTTCAGCCAGACGGCCATCGAACACCTGGTCGGATGCGGATTTCCCCGCTGTCTCGGGGACATCATGGCCTCCAACCCCAAATGG
This genomic stretch from Deltaproteobacteria bacterium harbors:
- a CDS encoding cyclic nucleotide-binding/CBS domain-containing protein; this translates as QTPVEHLHLVQKGGVKLYLRDKEGLENLVDYRGEGASVGQLALVKGSKANLNVETVEDTFFFLVPGHLFLELLNTRPRFAQYYLKNFSESYLSQAFSEIRQRKVALQADSGLFLFTTPIGDIVRRAPVTIEASQTIQQAAVIMAREGVGSLLVERQGQACVGIVTDKDFRYKVVSQDLDHQAPVSTIMASPVLTIDSQAVCFDALLKMMRHQIHHLVVERQGAAMGMITSHDIMVLQGRSPFSLFKEIMAEATYEGLYGLSRKIPMVVRTLIEEGAKAGNITRMIAVLNDQILERLLTLLPKDLGPPPLPFCWLLMGSEGRREQTFRTDQDNALLYQDPPDPATAVKAEDYFRRFSQTAIEHLVGCGFPRCLGDIMASNPKWCRPYSVWQRYFDNWILRPEPREVLHATIFFDFRPGFGYHELGTKLREHLTETARRQDIFLRLLAQDCLTTRPPLSFFKNFIVEKDGEHKNTLDIKGRGLVPFVDFARLMSLKHGIRESNTLARYELLEKAGHISPELYADICDAYEFLMQIRLVHQLRQMERGDEPDNRINPGRLSELEKRTLKDAFSVIGNIQA